The Brachyspira aalborgi genome has a segment encoding these proteins:
- the rpsT gene encoding 30S ribosomal protein S20 gives MPNIKSASKRLRQNSVRNLYNRQIKSFLNTQRKKVIKSIEANDKNASLEEYKKYASALDKAARKSIIHSNRAGIKKSVMMKKINAMK, from the coding sequence ATGCCTAATATAAAATCAGCATCTAAAAGATTAAGACAAAATTCGGTTAGGAATTTATATAACAGACAAATAAAAAGTTTTTTAAACACTCAAAGAAAAAAAGTTATTAAATCAATAGAAGCTAACGATAAAAATGCAAGTTTGGAAGAATATAAAAAATATGCAAGCGCTTTAGATAAAGCTGCAAGAAAATCGATTATTCATTCAAACAGAGCGGGAATTAAAAAATCGGTTATGATGAAAAAAATTAACGCTATGAAATAA
- a CDS encoding transglycosylase domain-containing protein, with translation MGLTFFVGGIYKDWLGRRIQSMAMLEEYYNIIVIRGNEKRIRYFNPLNPFGDSPPTKIYDRNNILIGEYMPPSYEVVNVDDINPLLEQTLLLMEDQQFYSHHGINYFRSAYLGIKTIISRRIVGGGSTLTQQLAKLLFTKSEKTIERKLFEMFAAREIEDKYTKKEILAMYFNTVYLGDGNYGFEAAANYYFQKPLRQCRLLEYAILIGMLPNPSYYSIVNNPDNSRRKVEQILSRLVKNNIIDKNAMKGELELFDKEYTNINKRVKGSQWKMTVNRTPYVNEYVRQELLNYFNKDELALSGLRIYTTVNERYYRVADSVMKEKIRGLQAATSNRSYQGALVSINPKDGGILTMIGGDGYTLQNQFNRAVQSKRQIGSVIKPFIYLYAFEGGAQPFSTMTDTNYIYPQGTGKPAYSPRNFDRRYRGEMTLETALVKSINTIAVKLLNDIGLSYFIEHSKEFFGDNAYIPNALSIGLGTMEMSPLDLASAYGALANYGSKYEPYIVNKILDMNGRELSVTALADRTPHKISGTSSSSYYFLNTTLQKVISSGGTAYRSANAYNFHYPSFSAKTGTTSEHRDNWFAAYNDEIATITWIGSDRNDVLPNNVTGGATTALATFQYLNAITPSDRREFNWKVPDDVFIIEICQESGLPRNHTCINTNPLTVGGNIDLTTQCPIDHIRSGSRRIYNNNETNDEEEFYYYTPLEDENNYNDRTNIYLLPEEDIHDPSVGNIRS, from the coding sequence ATGGGACTTACATTTTTTGTAGGCGGCATTTATAAAGATTGGCTTGGCAGAAGAATTCAAAGCATGGCTATGCTTGAAGAATATTATAATATAATAGTAATTAGAGGAAACGAAAAAAGAATAAGATATTTTAATCCGCTTAATCCTTTTGGCGATTCTCCTCCGACTAAAATTTACGATAGAAATAATATATTGATAGGCGAGTATATGCCGCCTTCTTACGAAGTCGTTAATGTCGATGATATTAATCCGCTTTTGGAACAAACTTTGCTTTTAATGGAAGACCAACAATTTTATTCGCATCATGGAATTAATTATTTTCGTTCGGCTTATTTAGGAATAAAAACTATTATATCGAGAAGAATAGTCGGCGGCGGCTCTACTCTCACTCAACAGCTTGCAAAATTATTATTTACAAAAAGCGAAAAAACTATAGAAAGAAAATTATTTGAAATGTTCGCAGCAAGAGAGATTGAAGATAAATATACGAAAAAAGAAATTTTAGCAATGTATTTTAACACGGTTTATTTAGGAGACGGAAATTATGGATTTGAAGCCGCTGCAAATTATTATTTTCAAAAACCTTTAAGACAATGCAGATTATTGGAATACGCTATATTGATAGGAATGCTTCCAAATCCAAGTTATTATTCTATAGTTAATAATCCCGATAACAGCAGAAGAAAAGTAGAACAGATTTTATCAAGGCTTGTAAAAAATAATATTATCGATAAAAACGCTATGAAAGGAGAATTGGAATTATTTGATAAAGAATATACGAATATAAATAAAAGAGTAAAAGGCTCTCAATGGAAAATGACAGTAAATAGAACGCCTTATGTTAATGAATATGTGAGACAGGAACTTTTAAATTATTTTAATAAAGACGAACTTGCTTTATCGGGTTTAAGAATATATACGACAGTAAACGAAAGATATTATAGAGTTGCCGATTCCGTAATGAAAGAAAAAATAAGAGGACTTCAAGCTGCAACTTCAAATAGAAGTTATCAAGGAGCTTTGGTTTCAATTAATCCTAAAGACGGCGGAATTCTCACAATGATTGGAGGAGACGGTTATACTTTGCAAAATCAATTTAATAGAGCGGTTCAATCTAAAAGACAAATTGGAAGCGTTATAAAACCTTTTATATATTTATACGCTTTTGAAGGCGGAGCGCAACCTTTTTCAACTATGACTGACACTAATTACATATATCCTCAAGGAACGGGAAAGCCCGCATATTCTCCAAGAAATTTTGACAGAAGATATAGAGGAGAGATGACTTTAGAAACGGCGCTTGTAAAATCGATAAATACTATAGCGGTAAAATTATTAAACGATATTGGTTTGTCTTATTTTATAGAACATTCAAAAGAATTTTTTGGCGATAACGCTTATATACCAAACGCTTTGTCGATTGGATTAGGCACAATGGAAATGAGTCCGCTTGATTTAGCTTCAGCTTACGGCGCTTTGGCAAATTACGGCTCTAAATACGAACCTTATATAGTAAATAAAATATTAGATATGAACGGAAGAGAATTGAGCGTTACGGCTTTGGCGGATAGAACTCCTCATAAAATAAGCGGAACTTCTTCGTCTTCTTATTATTTTTTAAATACGACTTTACAAAAAGTAATATCTTCGGGCGGAACTGCTTACAGAAGCGCAAACGCTTATAATTTTCATTATCCTTCATTTTCAGCAAAAACGGGAACAACGAGCGAGCATAGGGATAATTGGTTTGCAGCTTATAATGACGAGATAGCGACTATAACTTGGATAGGAAGCGATAGAAACGATGTTTTACCAAATAATGTTACGGGCGGAGCGACTACGGCTTTAGCGACTTTTCAATATTTAAATGCAATAACTCCTTCGGATAGAAGAGAATTTAATTGGAAAGTTCCAGATGATGTATTTATAATAGAAATATGTCAGGAATCGGGACTTCCAAGAAATCATACTTGCATAAATACTAATCCTCTTACGGTTGGAGGAAATATTGATTTAACTACTCAATGTCCTATAGACCATATAAGAAGCGGAAGCAGAAGAATATATAATAATAATGAAACTAACGATGAGGAAGAATTTTATTATTATACTCCGCTTGAAGATGAAAATAATTATAACGATAGAACTAATATATATTTGCTTCCCGAAGAGGATATACATGACCCGAGCGTTGGGAATATAAGAAGTTGA
- a CDS encoding IspD/TarI family cytidylyltransferase: protein MIKTTLILLIAGKSKRFAGKIKKQFIKVNNKPLFIYTLEAMLKFKFNNIIIVSSKKDLNNIKKEINKNILNSKNIYYVNGGKERVFSVYNAMRFIKDNNIKTDIVFIHDGVRPIVSKNEIKELYKEVLEKNAAILASKITDTIKKVDSKKNIIETIDRNFIYRASTPQAFGYRIYMVAMERYINDFNYKKRLGKKIVTDDAEIYSAYAGKVSIVECSSNNIKITNKEDLNFFLNLL from the coding sequence ATGATTAAAACTACTTTAATATTGCTTATAGCGGGAAAATCAAAAAGATTTGCAGGAAAAATAAAAAAACAATTTATAAAAGTAAATAATAAGCCTTTGTTTATTTATACTTTGGAAGCTATGCTAAAATTTAAATTTAATAATATTATAATCGTAAGTTCAAAAAAAGATTTGAATAATATAAAAAAAGAAATTAATAAAAATATATTAAATAGTAAAAATATTTATTATGTCAATGGCGGAAAGGAAAGAGTTTTTTCGGTTTATAATGCAATGAGATTTATAAAGGATAATAATATTAAAACCGATATTGTTTTTATTCATGATGGAGTTCGTCCTATTGTTTCAAAAAATGAAATTAAAGAATTGTATAAAGAGGTTTTAGAAAAGAACGCTGCAATTTTGGCTTCTAAAATAACGGATACAATAAAAAAAGTAGATTCAAAAAAAAATATTATAGAAACTATAGACAGAAATTTTATTTATAGAGCGTCTACTCCTCAAGCGTTTGGTTATAGAATTTATATGGTTGCAATGGAAAGATATATAAACGATTTTAATTATAAAAAAAGATTAGGGAAAAAAATAGTTACAGACGATGCCGAAATTTACAGCGCTTATGCAGGAAAAGTCTCAATAGTCGAATGTTCTTCAAATAATATTAAAATAACTAATAAAGAAGATTTAAATTTCTTTTTGAATTTATTATAA
- a CDS encoding MATE family efflux transporter: MIKFLQSQTTEARRDLILHGSITNTLIMLSIPTLMMGLVQSMVPLMDGLFLNNVAGRLIASSINFAEPIINMMTALSQGLGVAAMAIVGQYNGLGDFKNAKKVSTQIVVSGVLFGIAMGPTLYIVSILVSMNLQEGVKESVFQYLSLYSFVMPMTFMAAIYNGLKNASGKPEATFIRMLLLLIFKIIFNFIYVYFLQLKIVGSVLASFSTYSLISVWMYYDLFVKESEDKLTLKGFKFDISILKQLMVIGIPSMLTTFLSNFGFFLINSEVEKYGQIVLNGNGIANNITAVCFNMPAAFGSAVTTMVSMNIGAQYSDKAKKSCYMGIIMSIITSIILIAIILPLSKYMTVLFTRDAEDLAIANGALPIYALSIIGFGVTMVVQGALIGLGRTRVPLFISILRIWFLRYIFILMTSSHLQYWSVFYGNLFSNTMSGIITFIIILKTPWRSVINMKTQNTFILRAKLFSDRIGAALFPKNIGKRKIYIQKNNRKLKNIDDSAKLEKFMRREEEKAQRIKEREERIQNKEKERALKKEEIKKQLEAIKKNREIIEEEYKKYIEDRKREKEEKKLKNREKLKERREKRLKLREERKKKKHKRKNDND; encoded by the coding sequence ATGATTAAATTTTTGCAAAGTCAGACTACCGAAGCGAGACGAGACTTAATACTTCATGGCTCTATTACAAACACTTTGATTATGTTATCAATCCCGACTTTAATGATGGGTTTGGTTCAATCTATGGTTCCTCTTATGGACGGACTTTTTTTAAATAATGTCGCGGGAAGATTAATAGCAAGCAGTATAAATTTTGCCGAGCCAATTATAAATATGATGACGGCATTATCTCAAGGTTTGGGCGTTGCGGCTATGGCGATAGTCGGACAGTATAACGGACTTGGAGATTTCAAAAACGCTAAAAAAGTTTCAACTCAAATAGTAGTTTCGGGAGTTCTTTTCGGAATCGCTATGGGACCGACTTTATATATTGTAAGTATTTTGGTTTCAATGAATTTGCAAGAAGGAGTTAAAGAAAGCGTTTTTCAATATTTGTCTTTATATAGTTTCGTTATGCCTATGACTTTTATGGCTGCAATTTATAACGGCTTAAAAAATGCTAGCGGTAAACCAGAAGCGACTTTTATAAGAATGCTTTTATTGTTAATATTTAAAATAATATTTAATTTTATTTATGTTTATTTTTTGCAATTAAAAATTGTCGGAAGCGTTTTGGCGTCTTTTTCAACTTACTCTTTAATAAGCGTTTGGATGTATTATGATTTATTTGTAAAAGAAAGCGAAGACAAATTAACCTTAAAAGGATTTAAATTTGATATTTCAATTCTTAAGCAACTTATGGTTATTGGAATTCCTTCAATGCTTACTACATTTTTAAGCAATTTCGGATTTTTCTTAATCAATAGCGAAGTTGAAAAATATGGGCAAATTGTCCTAAACGGAAACGGAATAGCAAATAATATAACCGCGGTCTGTTTTAATATGCCCGCCGCTTTTGGTTCTGCTGTTACTACTATGGTAAGTATGAATATCGGAGCGCAATATTCGGATAAAGCAAAAAAGTCATGTTATATGGGAATAATAATGAGTATAATAACTTCAATTATTTTAATCGCTATAATTCTTCCGTTATCAAAATATATGACTGTTTTATTTACGAGAGACGCCGAAGATTTGGCAATCGCTAACGGAGCGCTTCCAATTTATGCATTGTCAATAATAGGTTTCGGCGTCACTATGGTAGTTCAAGGAGCTTTAATTGGACTTGGAAGAACGAGAGTGCCTCTCTTTATAAGCATTTTAAGAATATGGTTTTTAAGATATATATTTATATTAATGACATCAAGCCATTTGCAATATTGGTCTGTATTTTACGGAAATTTATTTTCAAATACAATGTCGGGAATAATAACTTTTATAATAATATTAAAAACTCCTTGGCGTTCTGTTATAAATATGAAGACTCAAAATACTTTTATTTTAAGAGCAAAACTTTTTTCAGATAGAATAGGAGCGGCGCTTTTTCCTAAAAATATAGGCAAAAGAAAAATTTATATTCAAAAAAATAATCGTAAATTAAAAAATATTGACGATTCTGCCAAACTTGAAAAATTTATGAGGCGAGAAGAAGAGAAAGCTCAAAGAATTAAAGAGAGAGAAGAGAGAATACAAAATAAAGAAAAAGAAAGAGCATTAAAAAAAGAAGAAATTAAAAAACAACTTGAAGCTATAAAGAAAAATAGAGAAATAATTGAAGAAGAGTATAAAAAATATATTGAAGATAGAAAGAGAGAAAAAGAAGAGAAAAAATTAAAAAATAGAGAAAAACTTAAAGAGAGAAGAGAAAAAAGATTAAAATTAAGAGAAGAAAGAAAAAAGAAAAAACATAAAAGGAAAAACGATAATGATTAA
- the efp gene encoding elongation factor P, with protein sequence MLPVNDLRKGDAIILDGETYLVMDAHFHRAQQRKANVRTKLKNMIKGNIIEKTFSSTESVEEADISYRKAQYLYEEGNGYIFMILDNYEQVHVDAEVLGDNKYYLLDNSEVDLQYINDEVTAVRFPIHVILGVTYTEPGFKGDTTGSTLKPAKLETGMEVNVPLFINIGDKIKVDTRDDSYVERVNK encoded by the coding sequence ATGCTACCAGTAAACGATTTAAGAAAAGGAGACGCTATAATTTTAGACGGAGAAACCTATTTAGTAATGGATGCCCATTTTCATAGAGCGCAACAGAGAAAGGCAAATGTCAGAACTAAATTAAAAAATATGATAAAAGGTAATATTATTGAAAAAACTTTTTCGTCTACCGAAAGCGTGGAAGAAGCGGATATTTCCTACAGAAAAGCTCAATATCTATACGAAGAAGGAAACGGTTATATTTTTATGATTTTAGACAATTACGAGCAGGTTCATGTCGATGCGGAAGTATTGGGAGATAATAAATACTATCTTTTGGATAATAGCGAAGTTGATTTGCAATATATTAACGATGAAGTTACAGCCGTTCGTTTTCCTATTCATGTTATTTTAGGAGTAACCTACACGGAGCCAGGATTTAAAGGCGATACTACAGGCTCTACTTTAAAACCTGCAAAACTTGAAACGGGAATGGAAGTTAATGTTCCATTATTCATAAATATTGGCGATAAAATAAAAGTTGATACGAGAGACGACAGTTATGTTGAGCGCGTAAATAAATAA